From a region of the Hippopotamus amphibius kiboko isolate mHipAmp2 chromosome 3, mHipAmp2.hap2, whole genome shotgun sequence genome:
- the IFITM5 gene encoding interferon-induced transmembrane protein 5: MDTSYPLEDRRAPTPRKADGTSHTALPLGASGPPPRDHLIWSVFSTLYLNLCCLGFLALAYSIKARDQKVAGDLEAARRLGSKAKCYNILATMWALVPPLLLLVLVVTGALHLSRLAKGSAAFFSTKFDDSDYD, translated from the exons ATGGACACGTCGTACCCACTCGAGGACCGCCGGGCCCCAACGCCCCGCAAGGCCGACGGCACCTCCCACACAGCCCTCCCGCTGGGAGCGTCGGGACCCCCGCCTCGAGACCACTTGATCTGGTCGGTGTTCAGCACCCTCTACCTGAACCTGTGCTGCCTGGGCTTCCTGGCGCTGGCCTACTCCATCAAG GCCCGAGACCAGAAGGTGGCTGGAGATCTGGAGGCAGCCCGGCGTCTCGGCTCCAAAGCCAAGTGCTACAACATCCTGGCCACCATGTGGGCGCTGGTGCCGCCTCTGCTGCTCCTGGTGCTGGTGGTGACTGGCGCCCTGCACCTGTCCCGGCTGGCCAAGGGCTCCGCTGCCTTCTTCAGCACCAAGTTTGACGACTCAGACTATGACTGA
- the PGGHG gene encoding protein-glucosylgalactosylhydroxylysine glucosidase isoform X1 gives MEDAGEDATRFTAHSLPSDPRLLATVTNAYLGTRVYHETLHVSGVYNGALGDTHRAILPSPLNVQLEAPAGSGEQLTKTFVLDTNTGSFLHTLEGPSFRASQRIYAHRTLSHVLAFSVSITRLAAESRPVTVLLRSAFSPESPDLDLHLGPDFQGARYLYGHTLIPEQPGGAQQEVHMLWTPVPPALTLGEGEEEGTWEFLTVVGGSQAEVQACLTGALQLQARRTLYTAHARAWAQLWAGCGLDVEGPLPLRQALRGALYYLLSALPQPGALGYICHGLSPGGLSNGSREECYWGHVFWDQDLWMFPGVLALHPEAARALLQYRVCTLGGALDNARNLGYQGAKFAWESAGSGLEVCPEAIYGAQEIHINGAVVLAFQLYYHTTQDLQLFREAGGWDVVRAVAEFWCNRVEWSPGEEKFHLKGVMPPDEYHSGVDNSVYTNVLVQSSLRFAAALAQDLGHPVPSRWLLVAEKIKVPFDPKLNFHPEFDGYQPGEEVKQADVVLLGYPVPFPLSPQVRRQNLEIYEAATSPQGPAMTWSMFAVGWMELKDPGRAWDFLERSFANVTEPFKVWTENADGSGAVNFLTGMGGFLQAVLFGVTGFRITGAGLTFDPMCPAGISGLCVSGFSYQGSKLDFSFSKGSVTVEVTAQAGPWAPPLEAELWPSQSRLSLPPGHKVSFPCSAGRIQRSHL, from the exons ATGGAGGACGCTGGCGAGGACGCCACCAGGTTCACGGCCCATTCTCTGCCCAGTGACCCCCGGCTCCTGGCCACTGTGACCAACGCGTACTTGGGCACACGTGTGTATCATGAGACGCTGCATGTGAGCGGCGTGTACAATGGAGCTTTGGGGGATACACACCGGGCCATTCTACCCAGTCCCCTCAACGTCCAGCTGGAGGCCCCTGCAGGGTCAGGAGAGCAGCTGACCAAGACCTTTGTCCTGGACACCAACACAG gCTCCTTTCTGCACACCCTGGAGGGCCCCAGCTTCCGGGCCTCCCAGCGCATCTACGCCCACCGCACGCTGTCTCACGTCCTGGCCTTCAGTGTGTCCATCACCCGCTTGGCTGCAGAGAGCAGGCCCGTCACCGTGCTGCTGCGGTCAGCCTTCTCCCCAGAAAGCCCAGACCTGGACCTGCATCTGGGTCCTGACTTCCAGGGAGCCCG GTACCTGTACGGCCACACACTCATCCCTGAGCAGCCTGGGGGGGCACAGCAGGAGGTGCACATGTTGTGGACACCAGTGCCCCCAGCCTTGAcccttggggaaggggaggaggaggggacatGGGAGTTCCTGACGGTGGTGGGTGGCAGCCAGGCCGAGGTCCAGGCCTGCCTCACTGGTGCCCTGCAGCTGCAGGCCAGGCGCACTCTCTACACGGCTCATGCCCGGGCCTGGGCCCAGCTCTGGGCAGGCTGTGGCCTGGATGTGGAGGGGCCCCTGCCCCTGCGCCAGGCCCTGCGTGGAGCCCTCTACTACCTGCTCAGCGCCCTGCCCCAGCCCGGGGCCCTAGGATACATCTGCCACGGCCTCAGCCCAGGGGGCCTCTCCAATGGGAGCCGTGAGGAATGCTACTGGGGCCACGTCTTCTGGGACCAG GACCTCTGGATGTTCCCCGGTGTCCTGGCGCTCCACCCAGAGGCTGCCAGGGCGCTCCTGCAGTACCGTGTCTGCACCCTCGGCGGGGCCCTGGACAATGCCCGGAACCTAGGGTACCAG ggAGCCAAGTTTGCCTGGGAGAGCGCGGGCTCCGGCTTGGAGGTCTGCCCTGAGGCCATTTACGGGGCCCAGGAGATCCACATCAATGGGGCCGTGGTGCTGGCCTTCCAGCTGTACTACCACACCACCCAG GACCTGCAGCTCTTCCGAGAGGCTGGTGGCTGGGATGTGGTCCGTGCCGTGGCTGAGTTTTGGTGCAACCGAGTGGAGTGGAGCCCTGGGGAGGAGAAGTTCCACCTGAAGG GAGTCATGCCGCCCGACGAGTACCACTCAGGGGTCGACAACTCCGTGTACACCAATGTCCTGGTCCAGAGCAG CCTGCGGTTCGCTGCTGCCCTGGCCCAGGACCTCGGTCATCCCGTTCCCAGCCGGTGGCTGCTGGTGGCTGAGAAGATCAAGGTGCCCTTTGACCCGAAACTGAACTTCCACCCTGAGTTTGATGGTTACCAGCCTG gaGAGGAGGTGAAGCAGGCAGATGTCGTGCTCCTGGGATACCCTGTGCCCTTCCCCCTGAGTCCTCAAGTTCGCAGGCAAAACCTGGAGATTTATGAGGCTGCGACGTCCCCCCAGGGCCCTGCCATGACCTGG AGCATGTTTGCGGTGGGCTGGATGGAGCTGAAGGACCCTGGGCGCGCATGGGACTTCCTGGAGAGGAGCTTCGCCAACGTCACAGAGCCCTTCAAG GTGTGGACGGAGAATGCAGACGGGTCGGGTGCCGTGAACTTCCTGACAGGCATGGGGGGCTTTCTGCAGGCAGTGCTCTTTGGGGTCACGGGGTTCAG gatcACCGGGGCCGGTTTGACGTTCGACCCCATGTGTCCGGCGGGGATCTCCGGACTGTGTGTCTCTGGCTTCTCCTACCAGGGGAGCAAGCTTGACTTTTCCTTCTCCAAGGGCTCTGTGACTGTCGAGGTCACGGCCCAAGCAGGGCCCTGGGCCCCCCCACTGGAGGCTGAGCTGTGGCCATCACAGAGTcggctctccctgcccccag GACACAAGGTCTCCTTTCCCTGCTCAGCTGGCCGGATACAAAGGTCACACCTGTAG
- the PGGHG gene encoding protein-glucosylgalactosylhydroxylysine glucosidase isoform X2, with product MEDAGEDATRFTAHSLPSDPRLLATVTNAYLGTRVYHETLHVSGVYNGALGDTHRAILPSPLNVQLEAPAGSGEQLTKTFVLDTNTGSFLHTLEGPSFRASQRIYAHRTLSHVLAFSVSITRLAAESRPVTVLLRSAFSPESPDLDLHLGPDFQGARYLYGHTLIPEQPGGAQQEVHMLWTPVPPALTLGEGEEEGTWEFLTVVGGSQAEVQACLTGALQLQARRTLYTAHARAWAQLWAGCGLDVEGPLPLRQALRGALYYLLSALPQPGALGYICHGLSPGGLSNGSREECYWGHVFWDQDLWMFPGVLALHPEAARALLQYRVCTLGGALDNARNLGYQDLQLFREAGGWDVVRAVAEFWCNRVEWSPGEEKFHLKGVMPPDEYHSGVDNSVYTNVLVQSSLRFAAALAQDLGHPVPSRWLLVAEKIKVPFDPKLNFHPEFDGYQPGEEVKQADVVLLGYPVPFPLSPQVRRQNLEIYEAATSPQGPAMTWSMFAVGWMELKDPGRAWDFLERSFANVTEPFKVWTENADGSGAVNFLTGMGGFLQAVLFGVTGFRITGAGLTFDPMCPAGISGLCVSGFSYQGSKLDFSFSKGSVTVEVTAQAGPWAPPLEAELWPSQSRLSLPPGHKVSFPCSAGRIQRSHL from the exons ATGGAGGACGCTGGCGAGGACGCCACCAGGTTCACGGCCCATTCTCTGCCCAGTGACCCCCGGCTCCTGGCCACTGTGACCAACGCGTACTTGGGCACACGTGTGTATCATGAGACGCTGCATGTGAGCGGCGTGTACAATGGAGCTTTGGGGGATACACACCGGGCCATTCTACCCAGTCCCCTCAACGTCCAGCTGGAGGCCCCTGCAGGGTCAGGAGAGCAGCTGACCAAGACCTTTGTCCTGGACACCAACACAG gCTCCTTTCTGCACACCCTGGAGGGCCCCAGCTTCCGGGCCTCCCAGCGCATCTACGCCCACCGCACGCTGTCTCACGTCCTGGCCTTCAGTGTGTCCATCACCCGCTTGGCTGCAGAGAGCAGGCCCGTCACCGTGCTGCTGCGGTCAGCCTTCTCCCCAGAAAGCCCAGACCTGGACCTGCATCTGGGTCCTGACTTCCAGGGAGCCCG GTACCTGTACGGCCACACACTCATCCCTGAGCAGCCTGGGGGGGCACAGCAGGAGGTGCACATGTTGTGGACACCAGTGCCCCCAGCCTTGAcccttggggaaggggaggaggaggggacatGGGAGTTCCTGACGGTGGTGGGTGGCAGCCAGGCCGAGGTCCAGGCCTGCCTCACTGGTGCCCTGCAGCTGCAGGCCAGGCGCACTCTCTACACGGCTCATGCCCGGGCCTGGGCCCAGCTCTGGGCAGGCTGTGGCCTGGATGTGGAGGGGCCCCTGCCCCTGCGCCAGGCCCTGCGTGGAGCCCTCTACTACCTGCTCAGCGCCCTGCCCCAGCCCGGGGCCCTAGGATACATCTGCCACGGCCTCAGCCCAGGGGGCCTCTCCAATGGGAGCCGTGAGGAATGCTACTGGGGCCACGTCTTCTGGGACCAG GACCTCTGGATGTTCCCCGGTGTCCTGGCGCTCCACCCAGAGGCTGCCAGGGCGCTCCTGCAGTACCGTGTCTGCACCCTCGGCGGGGCCCTGGACAATGCCCGGAACCTAGGGTACCAG GACCTGCAGCTCTTCCGAGAGGCTGGTGGCTGGGATGTGGTCCGTGCCGTGGCTGAGTTTTGGTGCAACCGAGTGGAGTGGAGCCCTGGGGAGGAGAAGTTCCACCTGAAGG GAGTCATGCCGCCCGACGAGTACCACTCAGGGGTCGACAACTCCGTGTACACCAATGTCCTGGTCCAGAGCAG CCTGCGGTTCGCTGCTGCCCTGGCCCAGGACCTCGGTCATCCCGTTCCCAGCCGGTGGCTGCTGGTGGCTGAGAAGATCAAGGTGCCCTTTGACCCGAAACTGAACTTCCACCCTGAGTTTGATGGTTACCAGCCTG gaGAGGAGGTGAAGCAGGCAGATGTCGTGCTCCTGGGATACCCTGTGCCCTTCCCCCTGAGTCCTCAAGTTCGCAGGCAAAACCTGGAGATTTATGAGGCTGCGACGTCCCCCCAGGGCCCTGCCATGACCTGG AGCATGTTTGCGGTGGGCTGGATGGAGCTGAAGGACCCTGGGCGCGCATGGGACTTCCTGGAGAGGAGCTTCGCCAACGTCACAGAGCCCTTCAAG GTGTGGACGGAGAATGCAGACGGGTCGGGTGCCGTGAACTTCCTGACAGGCATGGGGGGCTTTCTGCAGGCAGTGCTCTTTGGGGTCACGGGGTTCAG gatcACCGGGGCCGGTTTGACGTTCGACCCCATGTGTCCGGCGGGGATCTCCGGACTGTGTGTCTCTGGCTTCTCCTACCAGGGGAGCAAGCTTGACTTTTCCTTCTCCAAGGGCTCTGTGACTGTCGAGGTCACGGCCCAAGCAGGGCCCTGGGCCCCCCCACTGGAGGCTGAGCTGTGGCCATCACAGAGTcggctctccctgcccccag GACACAAGGTCTCCTTTCCCTGCTCAGCTGGCCGGATACAAAGGTCACACCTGTAG
- the PGGHG gene encoding protein-glucosylgalactosylhydroxylysine glucosidase isoform X5 → MEDAGEDATRFTAHSLPSDPRLLATVTNAYLGTRVYHETLHVSGVYNGALGDTHRAILPSPLNVQLEAPAGSGEQLTKTFVLDTNTGSFLHTLEGPSFRASQRIYAHRTLSHVLAFSVSITRLAAESRPVTVLLRSAFSPESPDLDLHLGPDFQGARYLYGHTLIPEQPGGAQQEVHMLWTPVPPALTLGEGEEEGTWEFLTVVGGSQAEVQACLTGALQLQARRTLYTAHARAWAQLWAGCGLDVEGPLPLRQALRGALYYLLSALPQPGALGYICHGLSPGGLSNGSREECYWGHVFWDQDLWMFPGVLALHPEAARALLQYRVCTLGGALDNARNLGYQGAKFAWESAGSGLEVCPEAIYGAQEIHINGAVVLAFQLYYHTTQDLQLFREAGGWDVVRAVAEFWCNRVEWSPGEEKFHLKGVMPPDEYHSGVDNSVYTNVLVQSSLRFAAALAQDLGHPVPSRWLLVAEKIKVPFDPKLNFHPEFDGYQPEHVCGGLDGAEGPWARMGLPGEELRQRHRALQGVDGECRRVGCRELPDRHGGLSAGSALWGHGVQSLPLPPGSPGPV, encoded by the exons ATGGAGGACGCTGGCGAGGACGCCACCAGGTTCACGGCCCATTCTCTGCCCAGTGACCCCCGGCTCCTGGCCACTGTGACCAACGCGTACTTGGGCACACGTGTGTATCATGAGACGCTGCATGTGAGCGGCGTGTACAATGGAGCTTTGGGGGATACACACCGGGCCATTCTACCCAGTCCCCTCAACGTCCAGCTGGAGGCCCCTGCAGGGTCAGGAGAGCAGCTGACCAAGACCTTTGTCCTGGACACCAACACAG gCTCCTTTCTGCACACCCTGGAGGGCCCCAGCTTCCGGGCCTCCCAGCGCATCTACGCCCACCGCACGCTGTCTCACGTCCTGGCCTTCAGTGTGTCCATCACCCGCTTGGCTGCAGAGAGCAGGCCCGTCACCGTGCTGCTGCGGTCAGCCTTCTCCCCAGAAAGCCCAGACCTGGACCTGCATCTGGGTCCTGACTTCCAGGGAGCCCG GTACCTGTACGGCCACACACTCATCCCTGAGCAGCCTGGGGGGGCACAGCAGGAGGTGCACATGTTGTGGACACCAGTGCCCCCAGCCTTGAcccttggggaaggggaggaggaggggacatGGGAGTTCCTGACGGTGGTGGGTGGCAGCCAGGCCGAGGTCCAGGCCTGCCTCACTGGTGCCCTGCAGCTGCAGGCCAGGCGCACTCTCTACACGGCTCATGCCCGGGCCTGGGCCCAGCTCTGGGCAGGCTGTGGCCTGGATGTGGAGGGGCCCCTGCCCCTGCGCCAGGCCCTGCGTGGAGCCCTCTACTACCTGCTCAGCGCCCTGCCCCAGCCCGGGGCCCTAGGATACATCTGCCACGGCCTCAGCCCAGGGGGCCTCTCCAATGGGAGCCGTGAGGAATGCTACTGGGGCCACGTCTTCTGGGACCAG GACCTCTGGATGTTCCCCGGTGTCCTGGCGCTCCACCCAGAGGCTGCCAGGGCGCTCCTGCAGTACCGTGTCTGCACCCTCGGCGGGGCCCTGGACAATGCCCGGAACCTAGGGTACCAG ggAGCCAAGTTTGCCTGGGAGAGCGCGGGCTCCGGCTTGGAGGTCTGCCCTGAGGCCATTTACGGGGCCCAGGAGATCCACATCAATGGGGCCGTGGTGCTGGCCTTCCAGCTGTACTACCACACCACCCAG GACCTGCAGCTCTTCCGAGAGGCTGGTGGCTGGGATGTGGTCCGTGCCGTGGCTGAGTTTTGGTGCAACCGAGTGGAGTGGAGCCCTGGGGAGGAGAAGTTCCACCTGAAGG GAGTCATGCCGCCCGACGAGTACCACTCAGGGGTCGACAACTCCGTGTACACCAATGTCCTGGTCCAGAGCAG CCTGCGGTTCGCTGCTGCCCTGGCCCAGGACCTCGGTCATCCCGTTCCCAGCCGGTGGCTGCTGGTGGCTGAGAAGATCAAGGTGCCCTTTGACCCGAAACTGAACTTCCACCCTGAGTTTGATGGTTACCAGCCTG AGCATGTTTGCGGTGGGCTGGATGGAGCTGAAGGACCCTGGGCGCGCATGGGACTTCCTGGAGAGGAGCTTCGCCAACGTCACAGAGCCCTTCAAG GTGTGGACGGAGAATGCAGACGGGTCGGGTGCCGTGAACTTCCTGACAGGCATGGGGGGCTTTCTGCAGGCAGTGCTCTTTGGGGTCACGGGGTTCAG agccttcccctccccccaggatcACCGGGGCCGGTTTGA
- the PGGHG gene encoding protein-glucosylgalactosylhydroxylysine glucosidase isoform X4 — MEDAGEDATRFTAHSLPSDPRLLATVTNAYLGTRVYHETLHVSGVYNGALGDTHRAILPSPLNVQLEAPAGSGEQLTKTFVLDTNTGSFLHTLEGPSFRASQRIYAHRTLSHVLAFSVSITRLAAESRPVTVLLRSAFSPESPDLDLHLGPDFQGARYLYGHTLIPEQPGGAQQEVHMLWTPVPPALTLGEGEEEGTWEFLTVVGGSQAEVQACLTGALQLQARRTLYTAHARAWAQLWAGCGLDVEGPLPLRQALRGALYYLLSALPQPGALGYICHGLSPGGLSNGSREECYWGHVFWDQDLWMFPGVLALHPEAARALLQYRVCTLGGALDNARNLGYQGAKFAWESAGSGLEVCPEAIYGAQEIHINGAVVLAFQLYYHTTQDLQLFREAGGWDVVRAVAEFWCNRVEWSPGEEKFHLKGVMPPDEYHSGVDNSVYTNVLVQSSLRFAAALAQDLGHPVPSRWLLVAEKIKVPFDPKLNFHPEFDGYQPEHVCGGLDGAEGPWARMGLPGEELRQRHRALQGVDGECRRVGCRELPDRHGGLSAGSALWGHGVQVSAGAGRGASPAASPSSQSLPLPPGSPGPV, encoded by the exons ATGGAGGACGCTGGCGAGGACGCCACCAGGTTCACGGCCCATTCTCTGCCCAGTGACCCCCGGCTCCTGGCCACTGTGACCAACGCGTACTTGGGCACACGTGTGTATCATGAGACGCTGCATGTGAGCGGCGTGTACAATGGAGCTTTGGGGGATACACACCGGGCCATTCTACCCAGTCCCCTCAACGTCCAGCTGGAGGCCCCTGCAGGGTCAGGAGAGCAGCTGACCAAGACCTTTGTCCTGGACACCAACACAG gCTCCTTTCTGCACACCCTGGAGGGCCCCAGCTTCCGGGCCTCCCAGCGCATCTACGCCCACCGCACGCTGTCTCACGTCCTGGCCTTCAGTGTGTCCATCACCCGCTTGGCTGCAGAGAGCAGGCCCGTCACCGTGCTGCTGCGGTCAGCCTTCTCCCCAGAAAGCCCAGACCTGGACCTGCATCTGGGTCCTGACTTCCAGGGAGCCCG GTACCTGTACGGCCACACACTCATCCCTGAGCAGCCTGGGGGGGCACAGCAGGAGGTGCACATGTTGTGGACACCAGTGCCCCCAGCCTTGAcccttggggaaggggaggaggaggggacatGGGAGTTCCTGACGGTGGTGGGTGGCAGCCAGGCCGAGGTCCAGGCCTGCCTCACTGGTGCCCTGCAGCTGCAGGCCAGGCGCACTCTCTACACGGCTCATGCCCGGGCCTGGGCCCAGCTCTGGGCAGGCTGTGGCCTGGATGTGGAGGGGCCCCTGCCCCTGCGCCAGGCCCTGCGTGGAGCCCTCTACTACCTGCTCAGCGCCCTGCCCCAGCCCGGGGCCCTAGGATACATCTGCCACGGCCTCAGCCCAGGGGGCCTCTCCAATGGGAGCCGTGAGGAATGCTACTGGGGCCACGTCTTCTGGGACCAG GACCTCTGGATGTTCCCCGGTGTCCTGGCGCTCCACCCAGAGGCTGCCAGGGCGCTCCTGCAGTACCGTGTCTGCACCCTCGGCGGGGCCCTGGACAATGCCCGGAACCTAGGGTACCAG ggAGCCAAGTTTGCCTGGGAGAGCGCGGGCTCCGGCTTGGAGGTCTGCCCTGAGGCCATTTACGGGGCCCAGGAGATCCACATCAATGGGGCCGTGGTGCTGGCCTTCCAGCTGTACTACCACACCACCCAG GACCTGCAGCTCTTCCGAGAGGCTGGTGGCTGGGATGTGGTCCGTGCCGTGGCTGAGTTTTGGTGCAACCGAGTGGAGTGGAGCCCTGGGGAGGAGAAGTTCCACCTGAAGG GAGTCATGCCGCCCGACGAGTACCACTCAGGGGTCGACAACTCCGTGTACACCAATGTCCTGGTCCAGAGCAG CCTGCGGTTCGCTGCTGCCCTGGCCCAGGACCTCGGTCATCCCGTTCCCAGCCGGTGGCTGCTGGTGGCTGAGAAGATCAAGGTGCCCTTTGACCCGAAACTGAACTTCCACCCTGAGTTTGATGGTTACCAGCCTG AGCATGTTTGCGGTGGGCTGGATGGAGCTGAAGGACCCTGGGCGCGCATGGGACTTCCTGGAGAGGAGCTTCGCCAACGTCACAGAGCCCTTCAAG GTGTGGACGGAGAATGCAGACGGGTCGGGTGCCGTGAACTTCCTGACAGGCATGGGGGGCTTTCTGCAGGCAGTGCTCTTTGGGGTCACGGGGTTCAGGTGAGTGCAGGGGCTGGCAGAGGGGCATCGCCTGCTGCCAGCCCCTCCTCAcagagccttcccctccccccaggatcACCGGGGCCGGTTTGA
- the PGGHG gene encoding protein-glucosylgalactosylhydroxylysine glucosidase isoform X3: protein MEDAGEDATRFTAHSLPSDPRLLATVTNAYLGTRVYHETLHVSGVYNGALGDTHRAILPSPLNVQLEAPAGSGEQLTKTFVLDTNTGSFLHTLEGPSFRASQRIYAHRTLSHVLAFSVSITRLAAESRPVTVLLRSAFSPESPDLDLHLGPDFQGARYLYGHTLIPEQPGGAQQEVHMLWTPVPPALTLGEGEEEGTWEFLTVVGGSQAEVQACLTGALQLQARRTLYTAHARAWAQLWAGCGLDVEGPLPLRQALRGALYYLLSALPQPGALGYICHGLSPGGLSNGSREECYWGHVFWDQDLWMFPGVLALHPEAARALLQYRVCTLGGALDNARNLGYQGAKFAWESAGSGLEVCPEAIYGAQEIHINGAVVLAFQLYYHTTQDLQLFREAGGWDVVRAVAEFWCNRVEWSPGEEKFHLKGVMPPDEYHSGVDNSVYTNVLVQSSLRFAAALAQDLGHPVPSRWLLVAEKIKVPFDPKLNFHPEFDGYQPGEEVKQADVVLLGYPVPFPLSPQVRRQNLEIYEAATSPQGPAMTWSMFAVGWMELKDPGRAWDFLERSFANVTEPFKVWTENADGSGAVNFLTGMGGFLQAVLFGVTGFR from the exons ATGGAGGACGCTGGCGAGGACGCCACCAGGTTCACGGCCCATTCTCTGCCCAGTGACCCCCGGCTCCTGGCCACTGTGACCAACGCGTACTTGGGCACACGTGTGTATCATGAGACGCTGCATGTGAGCGGCGTGTACAATGGAGCTTTGGGGGATACACACCGGGCCATTCTACCCAGTCCCCTCAACGTCCAGCTGGAGGCCCCTGCAGGGTCAGGAGAGCAGCTGACCAAGACCTTTGTCCTGGACACCAACACAG gCTCCTTTCTGCACACCCTGGAGGGCCCCAGCTTCCGGGCCTCCCAGCGCATCTACGCCCACCGCACGCTGTCTCACGTCCTGGCCTTCAGTGTGTCCATCACCCGCTTGGCTGCAGAGAGCAGGCCCGTCACCGTGCTGCTGCGGTCAGCCTTCTCCCCAGAAAGCCCAGACCTGGACCTGCATCTGGGTCCTGACTTCCAGGGAGCCCG GTACCTGTACGGCCACACACTCATCCCTGAGCAGCCTGGGGGGGCACAGCAGGAGGTGCACATGTTGTGGACACCAGTGCCCCCAGCCTTGAcccttggggaaggggaggaggaggggacatGGGAGTTCCTGACGGTGGTGGGTGGCAGCCAGGCCGAGGTCCAGGCCTGCCTCACTGGTGCCCTGCAGCTGCAGGCCAGGCGCACTCTCTACACGGCTCATGCCCGGGCCTGGGCCCAGCTCTGGGCAGGCTGTGGCCTGGATGTGGAGGGGCCCCTGCCCCTGCGCCAGGCCCTGCGTGGAGCCCTCTACTACCTGCTCAGCGCCCTGCCCCAGCCCGGGGCCCTAGGATACATCTGCCACGGCCTCAGCCCAGGGGGCCTCTCCAATGGGAGCCGTGAGGAATGCTACTGGGGCCACGTCTTCTGGGACCAG GACCTCTGGATGTTCCCCGGTGTCCTGGCGCTCCACCCAGAGGCTGCCAGGGCGCTCCTGCAGTACCGTGTCTGCACCCTCGGCGGGGCCCTGGACAATGCCCGGAACCTAGGGTACCAG ggAGCCAAGTTTGCCTGGGAGAGCGCGGGCTCCGGCTTGGAGGTCTGCCCTGAGGCCATTTACGGGGCCCAGGAGATCCACATCAATGGGGCCGTGGTGCTGGCCTTCCAGCTGTACTACCACACCACCCAG GACCTGCAGCTCTTCCGAGAGGCTGGTGGCTGGGATGTGGTCCGTGCCGTGGCTGAGTTTTGGTGCAACCGAGTGGAGTGGAGCCCTGGGGAGGAGAAGTTCCACCTGAAGG GAGTCATGCCGCCCGACGAGTACCACTCAGGGGTCGACAACTCCGTGTACACCAATGTCCTGGTCCAGAGCAG CCTGCGGTTCGCTGCTGCCCTGGCCCAGGACCTCGGTCATCCCGTTCCCAGCCGGTGGCTGCTGGTGGCTGAGAAGATCAAGGTGCCCTTTGACCCGAAACTGAACTTCCACCCTGAGTTTGATGGTTACCAGCCTG gaGAGGAGGTGAAGCAGGCAGATGTCGTGCTCCTGGGATACCCTGTGCCCTTCCCCCTGAGTCCTCAAGTTCGCAGGCAAAACCTGGAGATTTATGAGGCTGCGACGTCCCCCCAGGGCCCTGCCATGACCTGG AGCATGTTTGCGGTGGGCTGGATGGAGCTGAAGGACCCTGGGCGCGCATGGGACTTCCTGGAGAGGAGCTTCGCCAACGTCACAGAGCCCTTCAAG GTGTGGACGGAGAATGCAGACGGGTCGGGTGCCGTGAACTTCCTGACAGGCATGGGGGGCTTTCTGCAGGCAGTGCTCTTTGGGGTCACGGGGTTCAGGTGA